From the genome of Populus alba chromosome 10, ASM523922v2, whole genome shotgun sequence, one region includes:
- the LOC118057368 gene encoding uncharacterized protein has product MAAATMATAAGAAMLMYYIIIRRLAAAKGVDLSKSRSGTRRIARRPVQAPATWLETITTLSETLRFTYSETLGKWPIGDLAFGINYLLRRQGNFHVASVYAGGNSVQLKGPDIIAEMYDLLRLLTLCMYFSKKPFPIFLELAGFSQEDVLIQKPKAGLLKPAFTIIHDKNSKQLLLLIRGTHSIKDTLTAATGAVVPFHHSVLHDGWISNLVLGYAHCGMVAAARWIAKMSSPLLLRVHGEYPDHKIKIVGHSLGGGTAALLTYILREQKELSSSTCVTFAPAACMTWDLAESGKHFITTVINGSDLVPTFSAASVDDLRSEVTASSWLNDLRDQVEHTRVLNVVYRSATALGSRLPSIASAKARVAGAGALLRPVSSSTQVVMKRAQDVAQAVARTRPSLASWSCMGQRRRSVGPSLVNSNTQDLPEATIVSENSEALVTEVQTKDSLQILLESSCGSGHDDAREDEPFLSDDRVMTSSVMEEVTEGQLWYELERELQRQESEVDIQAQEEEAAAANEIFEEENDLAKAAEAKTHITSEDLSESQLFYPPGRIMHVISIPSSDTANLELDEPTEEHVGLYETPRELYSKIRLSRTMINDHYMPMYKKMMELLIQELKNDEDCSCVMFED; this is encoded by the exons ATGGCGGCGGCGACAATGGCGACGGCGGCGGGAGCAGCGATGCTGATGTATTACATAATAATCCGGAGACTAGCGGCAGCGAAGGGCGTTGATTTATCGAAATCGAGGTCGGGGACGAGGAGGATTGCCAGAAGACCGGTACAAGCGCCTGCCACTTGGCTAGAAACAATAACAACATTATCAGAGACGCTTAGGTTCACTTACTCTGAGACTTTAGGAAAATGGCCCATTGGTGACTTGGCTTTTGGAATCAATTATCTCTTAAGGAGACAG ggTAATTTCCATGTTGCAAGTGTATATGCTGGTGGTAATTCTGTACAGCTGAAAGGCCCTGACATTATAGCAGAGATGTACGATCTATTGAGATTGTTGACCCTTTGCATGTATTTTTCAAAGAAGCCATTCCCGATCTTTTTGGAGTTGGCAGGATTCTCTCAGGAGGATGTTCTTATTCAGAAGCCAAAAGCAGGG CTTCTGAAGCCTGCTTTCACAATTATACatgataaaaattcaaaacaactcCTTCTACTGATTCGCGGTACTCATAGCATCAAAGATACACTAACAGCAGCAACTGGTGCAGTGGTCCCCTTTCACCATTCAGTTTTACATGATGGTTGGATTAGTAATTTAGTTTTAGGCTATGCACACTGTGGAATGGTTGCTGCAGCTCGTTGGATTGCCAAGATGAGCTCTCCTCTCCTGCTTAGGGTACATGGTGAATATCCCGACCACAAAATTAAg ATTGTTGGGCATTCACTTGGTGGTGGTACTGCAGCATTATTAACCTATATACTTAGAGAACAAAAGGAGCTCTCTTCAAGTACCTGTGTCACATTTGCCCCAG CTGCATGTATGACATGGGATTTAGCAGAATCAGGCAAGCATTTCATTACCACTGTCATTAATGGATCTGATCTGGTGCCTACATTTTCAGCTGCCTCTGTTGATGATCTTCGCTCTGAG GTCACAGCATCTTCATGGCTAAATGATTTGAGGGATCAGGTTGAGCATACCAGAGTCCTAAATGTTGTTTATCGCTCTGCTACTGCCTTGGGATCCCGTCTACCATCCATAGCTAGTGCGAAAGCCAGGGTTGCTGGTGCAGGTGCACTTCTGCGACCTGTCTCCAGCAGCACTCAG GTTGTGATGAAGCGAGCACAAGATGTTGCCCAAGCTGTTGCCAGAACACGCCCATCTTTAGCATCATGGTCGTGTATGGGGCAACGTCGACGTTCTGTGGGCCCTTCTTTGGTAAATTCTAACACACAGGATTTGCCTGAAGCTACTATAGTATCTGAAAACTCTGAAGCTCTTGTGACTGAAGTCCAGACAAAAGACTCACTGCAGATCCTACTTGAGTCAAGCTGTGGTTCAGGTCACGATGATGCCAGGGAAGATGAGCCATTTTTATCTGATGATAGGGTAATGACCTCATCAGTCATGGAAGAGGTTACTGAAGGTCAATTGTGGTATGAACTGGAGAGGGAGCTACAAAGGCAAGAGAGCGAAGTTGATATCCAAGCGCAGGAGGAAGAAGCCGCTGCAGCAAATGAGATttttgaagaagagaatgaTCTCGCCAAAGCAGCTGAAGCAAAAACTCACATCACCTCAGAGGATCTGTCAGAGAGCCAACTGTTCTATCCTCCTGGCAGAATCATGCATGTCATTTCCATACCTTCATCAGATACTGCTAACTTAGAACTTGATGAACCCACGGAAGAACACGTAGGTTTATACGAGACTCCCAGAGAACTGTATAGTAAGATCCGACTGTCCAGAACGATGATCAACGATCATTACATGCCTATGTATAAGAAGATGATGGAATTATTAATCCAAGAACTGAAAAATGATGAGGATTGTAGCTGTGTTATGTTTGAAGATTGA